One Salvia splendens isolate huo1 chromosome 1, SspV2, whole genome shotgun sequence genomic window, cgTGGCCTTTACCATTGTGAAGGCCACAAgagagccacgaatggtggccgggctacatttggtggccttcaagggccaccattgtggacactcttagtggaatatgaggtccactatcaaaattggtaaaaagtgaaatgagacaaattttgtgggacggacggaaatagaaaaatgggataaactttcagggacggagggaatactatcTTATTTGTGCATCATCAGTGAGACTTGAACCATACTCTTTTAATGCAAGTTTAGCGTTGTTTATTTTCCCATTTAATATGattcttataaataaaaattgttaTTAACATTCTTAATTTTACtaatttcataaaaatcaaagcccGATTtgccattttatttatttatatgaagttatagagaaaacaaacaaatcgAGACAAGTtgtgctttgatttttatgaaaaataaaaaataaaaaatgtcaataacaatttttaatatattaaaataaaattaaatagaaaaaaataataaaaacactaAATATGCATTAAACAATCGTGATGCTCACCTAaggtatactccctccgttccatgttaatagagtcattttaccatttttggaagttccaagttaattgagtcatttctatatttagtaaaaagtaaccccctctcttactttattctctctacatctctcttactttattctctcttactttattcaccaaccacttaacacactattcttaaactccgtgccgaaaagaaacgcctctattaacaaggaacggagggagtactatataggAATTCATGCAAACAAATTAAAAGTCCGTTTATCTTTAAAAATAACTACTATTTTGAATAATGTAAATTAAGTTGACAAAAACATCTGAATTTTTAATCATGTCCAAATAAGAAAAGATGGTAAATTCAGACATAAATTGCATCAACAGCGAAAGAACTAAAATAGACGACATTAGCAACTAGCTATATTTTTTGTAGTCCCGTTCGTTTTCACATTATTTCAGATTTTtgtatttgtttaattttgtaattattaTTTTGGACTAACTATGTTCATTTGTAATTTAATTGGAGTTCATATTTACTCCTATTATGACAGCTTTTCATTTCTTACAGAATATTATGTAATGcagttaaattaaaattaaataatgcgGTTACATGTAGACGCAGAATtcgaataaaattaatttttgggtGATAAAATAACAGgaggtattaatttttttaccaaTATAGGGAGTAAGTCAAAGCAAAAAGTCCTCGTCACCAAATTCATTTGATATAATTCCAAGTCTTTAACCATCTTCATTCATTCTTAATTTCGCCGTAGCTCCACTAAACTTCTAGTAGCTTTCATATTATAAGAGAATACAGAATCAATTACAATCATTTCTTGTTCTTATTATATattgtccaattttttttttatattttacgatacaaaattaattattatcacAAAATATAGAATATATTGATTGAACCCAAACAATGTTACAGTATTTACTTGAAAATGAATCAAACTACTATATAAATTAAACCCGTCGACTATGAAAGAATAAAGACTGATCAGGCTGAGGTCGGTGCTGGTGCTAGGTGGGCAGAAACGTCGTCGACGGTGACAGCAATAACGCAGCGTCCGCGGCTTTTGCCACCGGGAATGTAGGTGCACGGGTTGGCCCTCGACGGCGGCACGCGCCCTCTAGGAAGAGATTGAATCAAAAGATTCTTATATCTCTGTTGCCGCTGCTCCGCCACCGCCGCGATTCTGAGGCAGCCGGACTccataaatatcaataaaatgatTAAGATCACTACTGAAATATGAGTAGATTTACAACAACACCGGTGAGGAGAAGCAGCCATTTCAATGTATTGTGCATGAGAATGACGATTATTATATATAGAGGGCATACACTTATGATTTTGTTTTAATAGGGAGTATTACTCCTATTAATGAAGGTGTAAAGTGGTTGTTTGACTTGGAAGTTTGAAAAATAGACTATAACAGTACTATAAGATAAATATATTTGGAACACGGGAAATTGAATTTGATACTAGTTGACAACAATTTTTCCTATTATTTTGAATCTGTCCAttatcacatatatatatagtagattTACAAATTATTACTAACATGAATCGCATGCTACACATATCACTATAATATTTTCAATCTGTccattattatatatatattgatagattttCGTTACTTGCACTGCGGATCATGTGAATTGTGAGACATCTCATTGTCATCGACTTTTACCTTTCTATTTGATACTACagaattaaatagaatatgcGTGTGTGAAAATGACATTATAAAATACACACTAAAGTTTGATGTGCGTTGAATTGCGAAAGCCAAAATGCCTACAACCATTTTCTCTTCATATCAAGTGAGAACTCAAGTACCGCCATGGCATGGGTTCGTGCAATCCTACAGATAATACTTTATGCTGGAGAATATTATTTATGGAATAAAGGAAATTCatgcccaaaatggaaaaaaaaaatagtagtacgtGTTAATACCTCTAGTTATACATTTTGAATAGGattgacaaataaaattaagtaGTGATTTAATTACGAGTCATCTAAAACGATAATTATACTTAAATTCCAATATCTTATTTCTAGATCTTTAACCGAAGCACTATTAATTGATGTTGAAATCATATTACTATAATATAAAGAAATTAAGTTGAGGGAAGAAATTAAAGACCCATAGGCTTTTATGTTTTATATCATACCTTTGacttgatatttttttttcatgaatGTTGGTTGAAGATAATAAGGACGAAGCGGTGGTATTGTTCCATATATATAAGCAAGATTAtctcatttgtttttatttctccTCTCTTAAAACTATACATAAATTTCATACAAAAGCATCTATATTGTTTGAAAATTCCAAACACGTTTGGTTgactttaaaatatttttcccacACTCTTTATCAAATCTGTGTGAAACAGACTGATTGGAAAGTTGTGGAAAATGAGACTTGCGTATAAACAAACGCTCCCAGAGCTCCTGCTAACCTTGATACTTATCTTTTCCTGCATCCTTCACTTGCAACCAAAGAATATACTCACAGCTTATATACTTCCATTTTACAATAAAAATGTCATATTGTACTAATGGAGATTACTAACAACATAGACCTTTATTTATCTACAAGCAGTAAGGTTCGTCACAGAGTAAACGATCAAAATTTGGGTATAAACTATATGATCCCACCTACTCATTCAGAATAACTGGAATACATGAGATCCAACCTCAGCCCCAAACAAGGCAATCTGTTTCTCTTTAGAATGGAAGAATGCCTGCAGCTGCTTCAACCTGAGCAGACGGGGGATCCTTGTGCTATGGCTAAAGGTTTTGATGAAGTTTACAATTTTCCCATTTCTCATATCACTTTTCCAGGTCACAGGAAGTTTTGGAGAAACGAGTACCTGATTCCAGAGAcgattttattgtaattttgcAACAAAATACAATATAGTCAGTCACATTGTATTACTTGGAATCGTCACATTACACACTTATCAATAGAAGAAACTAACAGTAGTACACAAGGAAACATGTAAGTAAAAATTCAGAGAACTGCATAGCGACGATAATGTCAGAAGAAAATGCAACAGGCCATATTCATTCAGATGGATGTCGAAATTCAGAGAACTGCATACCTTTCTCTTAGTTAGCAGTTACTGATTTATCCACAGAATGACCAGTTTCCACATAAGTCCGAGAGGCCACCAATAAATCCAATTTTACCAACCAAAGTGCAATTGCAGAATATGTTTGCGGCAAGGCAGAAAAGTTCGAAATTATTTCATCTGCGGGGTAATAGGAATCTGTAGCACTGGTTTGGTAAAGCCAGTCTTCATTGATGGCATTTACAAAGTCAGCGAGGACCTAAATAATGGGAAAAAGGAAATTTTGAATTCCAAAGAACCTGACTGGTTatctcaaaataaataaataaaactaggGTAGAATCTACATTAAGTACCTGCAGAAACTCTCTTAAACAGGAGACTCGTCGCAACCTATTGGCCCACAAATTATGAGCAGACTTTTTCCAAGACCCCATCAACGCATCTTCTGGAATAGCCGACTGCAATAAGTTGAATACAATCAAAGATAAATTAAGTCATTATGATGTGAGTCCAAAAACAGGAAGTTTCATCTATCAATGGGATGACCAGCCTTTTTAAATTCTTCACCCATCTAAACAAAATCTATGAGTTTACTATCCatgaggaaaaaaaaagtaaatttagATATAAAATGTGATCAGTTGTGCAAGCATTCCAACAAGGGAAGTGATGTTAACCAGTCTAATATGCATATGAACATATGCAATATATATGTCATCAGTTGGCATGAGGAGAACTTATTTTTCCATTTGTACTAATGCACCtaaaatgcaaccacaaggTATGAACAGAAAACTTTTTATTCATGGCAACCCACCTCAATTGCATAGATTGCAGCTTTAAGTGTCTGCAGTTGGGAAGGTAGAGCTTTCTGCCTTCGGCATTTTTTTACATCAATCTTTGCCTGGCAAGTTGCAGTATGAATAGCATATCTTTCCTCTAAATCAAAATCAAGCTCAAATGTCACATGACAGAATCTACAGTGCTTTTCGTCTCTCCAGTAGAGGTCCTGACATCGATCACATCTTCTGAGTGAGTCAAGATATGCCTTCTGGCCATTTTTAACGCTGTTGAGTTCTGAGTAAAATGACTTCCATATCCAGGCATCAAAAGCTTGTGAATCGTCAGAGTTTTCGACTAGCTTTTCTCCTTTCTTCCCAGCTTCTACAGCTGCAGTGCCAATAGAAGCAGGAAGTTCATTTTGCATTTCTCCCAAGCTCGAGCGGTTGTCTACGTCCGACACTGGTGAGGAGCTATCCTCCCTACATGTATTCAATTCAGACTGGGGCAGTTGACTATTTCCACTGTCAGTTGGTGCACTGGACATTGTTTGGTTCAGAATTGCTTCTCGTTTTTCCAGTGAAGCTAGAAGGCAAGCTTCCCGGGCACCCCTTTGATCCAAATTAGACAACAAAGAACACAAAGCCTACAAAAGAGAAGGGTAATGAGTTAATACCATGATGATGCTAATGGTGGACTGATGTTATTTAAGGGAAGTCATTTGTAGACCTCTTTAGTGTCGATCATCTCCCAGTGGCCGTCTTCTGAAGACTCAAAGTAAATCCTCCTGTGTCCAGGATCAAATTCATCACAAGGGCCCAAGAATATCCAGTATCTATTGTACCTACGATCAGAGCCAAGGTAAATAGATTGCATAGGATGTAAAAATTCTTCTGCTTCCATTTTGTCTGcaatgtttttcatgtttgcATGGTTCCCCATGCCAACAATCTTTGACATAAGAACCAAGGAATCAATTGGTTCTGGTGTACTTATGTCAAGTCCACTAGACCTTTGCAAATCACAAGTTCCCAACGGCACGGGCTTCACCATTGATCTCTTTATTTTAGCACCTGAACCAAAGTGAGTGATGTTTGGAGGACATTCTCCACTTGTGGTCAAGGGGTCCTGGAATTATATCCAAATGAAACATCAATAAGTTGAATATATAAAAGATGCAAACAACGACTAGTTTATAACAAGCAGGAGGCCAAATATTATTTCCCCATCTATAACCCCAGGCAAGAATATAAAGAGTACATAAACCGACAAGAATACCACAAGGCAtgtaataaatttattttttgagcaATGCATGTGTTTTTTATTATAAGCTTCATAAGCCTGCTCTTCTGAGGGGGACAGCTACTAAAAAAGGCAGATGAAAAAGGAAGTCCTCCTATGCCCCCTGGTAATTAAGGAAGCTTCATAAAAGATGTACAAGAATAATTACACAATAACAGGGCCTACCTCCATTCTGATGCTGGATCCAGCACGAATTAGATCAACCAATGCTGTTAAGGCGTTGAGCTTCTCTTCAATGCTTAAGTCTGAGTATTCACCTTCCATCAGTCCTAATAGCCACACTTCTCCAGGATGGCTCTCATCAATCTCATCGTATACAGTCAAAATGTGACTGTTTGATTTACTAACATCACTTTTGGAAAGACTGGTATCCCTAGACTCACATTCAGAATCATTTGCATCATTTCCACCAATAACTTCAGAAACGTCATCTCCGCACCCTAAATCCTCAGAATCAGATCGAAAATCTTCAGATTCTTTTTCAACAGTGTGGATCCGCAAACGATATCTAGACTGGGAGATCTTTTCATACAGCTTTATATTACTGGAGAGAGCT contains:
- the LOC121749502 gene encoding homeobox-DDT domain protein RLT3-like: MASKKGRKNQQRCNQEFRNGEGIHNARSRAADLKRKSKPNQQIFMNEEDYRHRLQEVLYTPEVIFAKIFRKDGPPLGDEFDPLPSNAFPGGPRRSHLEENRHNKRRKVSLHTISDYDTCCEGSPHAQSHGMGKGPMTAHGGPVKKYGMGKGLMTKDSVRRHKYGIGKGLMSSRDFEHGSCSSRNVIQKKKKRAQPHESILKKLTNRERAKRKASLRCRKVEPQKIQKRKKPHKDRCELALENAKCLENTEFALLLDDEELELRELQVGPNPLSCSAHLTTSGSHGCSFCKDLLAKFPPSSVTMKLPLSIQPWASSPELVNKLFKVFHFISTYAATIGTHSFTIDEFARSFHDKDSLLIGLLHVALLRLLFSDIDKEISRGFFSHASKNGKYLELIHSLEHHGVVLEFWKKSLNLLTWIEILCQVLTAAGFGSKFNMTRKAACIKEDNVMDKYGLDPGTLKGELFSILLTQGNYGLEVSELAKSSSIVDLNLTDTVQDLENLIISALSSNIKLYEKISQSRYRLRIHTVEKESEDFRSDSEDLGCGDDVSEVIGGNDANDSECESRDTSLSKSDVSKSNSHILTVYDEIDESHPGEVWLLGLMEGEYSDLSIEEKLNALTALVDLIRAGSSIRMEDPLTTSGECPPNITHFGSGAKIKRSMVKPVPLGTCDLQRSSGLDISTPEPIDSLVLMSKIVGMGNHANMKNIADKMEAEEFLHPMQSIYLGSDRRYNRYWIFLGPCDEFDPGHRRIYFESSEDGHWEMIDTKEALCSLLSNLDQRGAREACLLASLEKREAILNQTMSSAPTDSGNSQLPQSELNTCREDSSSPVSDVDNRSSLGEMQNELPASIGTAAVEAGKKGEKLVENSDDSQAFDAWIWKSFYSELNSVKNGQKAYLDSLRRCDRCQDLYWRDEKHCRFCHVTFELDFDLEERYAIHTATCQAKIDVKKCRRQKALPSQLQTLKAAIYAIESAIPEDALMGSWKKSAHNLWANRLRRVSCLREFLQVLADFVNAINEDWLYQTSATDSYYPADEIISNFSALPQTYSAIALWLVKLDLLVASRTYVETGHSVDKSVTAN